One Brassica oleracea var. oleracea cultivar TO1000 chromosome C7, BOL, whole genome shotgun sequence genomic window carries:
- the LOC106301309 gene encoding pentatricopeptide repeat-containing protein At4g18520 → MFSLTLIQPHLRIPEIPATRTLKSSTLPPLITDSRPKRDEQRNRRSSGFRLFSRKRTTFDMGFSDNFGLELPGENASYDSSRVDYALLAEWLQSSNGMRLIKRIHAMALKCFDDQVIYFGNNLISACVRLGDLVYARKVFDSMPERNTVTWTAMIDGYLKYGLEDEAFSLFEDYVKHGIRYTNGRMFVCLLNLCSRRPEFELGRQVHGSMVKVRVENLIVESSLVYFYAQCGELTSALRAFDMMEEKDVISWTAVISACSRKGHGNKAIVMFIGMLEHGFLPNEFTVCSILKACSEEKALRFGRQVHSLVVKKMIKKDVFVGTSLMDMYAKCGEISACRKVFDGMSNRNTVTWTSIIAAHAREGFGEDAISLFRVMKRRHLIANNLTVVSILRACGSVGALLLGKELHAQIIKNSIEKNVYIGSTLVWLYCKCGESRDAFNVLQQLPSRDVVSWTAMISGCSSLGHEAEALDFLKEMIQDGVEPNPFTYSSALKACANSEALLIGRSIHSIAEKNHALSNVFVGSALIHMYAKCGFVSEAFRVFDSMPEKNLVSWKAMIMGYARNGFCREALKLMYRMEAEGFEVDDYIFATILSTCGDIELDEAEASATCYLETS, encoded by the coding sequence ATGTTCTCGTTAACGTTGATTCAACCCCACCTCCGGATTCCAGAGATTCCGGCGACGCGAACACTCAAGTCGTCGACTTTACCTCCTCTCATTACCGATTCGAGACCGAAACGAGATGAACAGAGGAACAGAAGATCATCTGGGTTTCGTCTCTTTTCCAGAAAGAGAACAACTTTCGATATGGGTTTCAGCGATAACTTCGGTTTAGAGCTTCCCGGAGAGAATGCGAGTTACGATTCTTCCCGAGTGGATTACGCTCTGCTCGCCGAGTGGCTACAGTCTTCTAACGGGATGCGGCTAATCAAAAGGATTCACGCGATGGCGTTGAAGTGTTTCGACGATCAAGTGATATACTTCGGTAACAATTTGATTAGCGCCTGTGTGAGGCTCGGTGATTTGGTTTATGCACGTAAAGTGTTCGACAGTATGCCTGAGAGAAACACTGTTACTTGGACCGCGATGATTGATGGGTATTTGAAGTACGGTCTCGAAGATGAGGCTTTCTCTTTGTTTGAAGACTACGTGAAGCATGGGATTCGTTACACGAACGGGAGGATGTTTGTGTGTTTGTTGAATCTGTGTAGTAGGAGACCAGAGTTTGAGCTAGGGAGGCAGGTTCATGGTAGTATGGTGAAGGTTAGAGTGGAGAATCTCATTGTAGAGAGTTCTCTCGTTTACTTCTACGCGCAGTGCGGTGAGTTGACGAGTGCGTTGCGTGCTTTTGATATGATGGAGGAGAAGGATGTGATATCTTGGACGGCTGTTATATCCGCTTGTTCGAGAAAAGGGCATGGGAACAAAGCTATAGTTATGTTTATCGGAATGTTGGAGCATGGGTTTTTGCCTAATGAGTTCACTGTGTGTAGTATCTTGAAGGCTTGTAGCGAGGAGAAAGCGTTGAGATTTGGGAGGCAAGTGCACAGCTTGGTGGTTAAGAAGATGATTAAGAAAGATGTTTTTGTAGGAACTTCGTTAATGGACATGTATGCTAAGTGTGGGGAGATTTCAGCTTGTAGGAAAGTGTTTGATGGGATGAGCAATAGAAACACGGTCACGTGGACTTCGATCATCGCTGCACATGCTCGGGAAGGTTTTGGTGAGGATGCTATTAGCCTCTTTAGGGTGATGAAGAGGCGGCATTTGATAGCTAACAATCTGACAGTGGTAAGCATCCTTAGAGCGTGTGGATCTGTTGGGGCTTTACTGTTGGGGAAGGAGCTTCATGCTCAGATCATTAAGAACTCGATCGAAAAGAATGTCTATATAGGAAGTACTCTGGTTTGGCTGTACTGTAAATGCGGAGAGTCTCGTGACGCTTTCAATGTTCTTCAGCAGTTGCCATCTAGAGATGTGGTTTCATGGACAGCTATGATCTCTGGATGTTCGAGCTTAGGACACGAAGCAGAAGCACTGGACTTCTTGAAAGAGATGATTCAGGACGGTGTGGAGCCAAACCCGTTTACATACTCCTCGGCTTTGAAAGCTTGTGCTAACTCAGAAGCTCTTCTTATCGGCAGATCAATCCATTCCATTGCGGAGAAGAATCATGCTCTGTCAAATGTCTTTGTGGGAAGTGCTTTGATTCATATGTATGCAAAATGTGGGTTTGTCTCTGAAGCTTTTAGAGTATTTGACAGTATGCCTGAGAAGAACTTGGTCTCATGGAAGGCGATGATAATGGGCTATGCGAGGAATGGGTTTTGCAGGGAAGCGTTGAAGCTAATGTATAGAATGGAGGCAGAGGGATTTGAGGTTGATGATTATATATTTGCAACGATTCTATCTACTTGTGGGGATATTGAGTTAGATGAGGCTGAAGCTTCTGCAACTTGTTACTTGGAGACCTCTTGA
- the LOC106304990 gene encoding uncharacterized protein LOC106304990, which yields MKQDSMHRSCLCSIFITTALICGAYFIGNAYIDEEFKEKLLRWEITNRMYNVTDKIQNVADKVHNVTNKIQNVADKMHNVTDKIHNVADKMQNATSPTCENLGKPLGTEALPQGIIVKTSNLETQHLWNYRHNKKGNPNRAMSLLAMAVGIKQKEIVNNVIQKFHSRDFVVMLFHYDGVVEDWKQYPWNEYAIHVSVMNQTKWWFAKRFLHPDIVAEYEYIFLWDEDLGVAHFNPQRYLSIVKEEGFEISQPALDTTKTKVHYPITARRKKLKFHRRMYKNKGRVHCDDHSTDPPCTGWVEMMAPVFSRSAWRCSWYMIQNDLIHAWGLDLQLGYCAQGDRKKNVGVVDAEYIVHYGLPTLGVVVTASSSSPNEKNPKSRVSQESSESREVDNRPEVRRKSYVEMKRFKERWKKAVEDDICWVDPY from the exons ATGAAACAG GATTCGATGCATAGATCATGTCTCTGTAGTATCTTCATCACCACTGCTCTGATCTGTGGTGCTTACTTCATTGGAAATGCTTATATTGATGAAGAATTTAAAGAG AAATTGCTGAGATGGGAAATCACTAATAGGATGTATAACGTCACTGATAAGATACAGAACGTCGCTGATAAGGTGCATAACGTCACTAACAAGATACAGAACGTCGCTGATAAGATGCATAACGTCACTGATAAGATACATAATGTCGCTGATAAGATGCAGAACGCAACGTCCCCTACATGCGAG AATCTCGGTAAGCCATTGGGTACTGAAGCATTACCGCAAGGAATTATCGTTAAGACATCAAACTTGGAAACGCAACATCTATGGAACTACCGTCACAATAAAAAG GGGAACCCGAACCGTGCAATGAGTTTGTTAGCCATGGCAGTTGGAATCAAGCAAAAGGAGATAGTCAACAATGTTATCCAAAAG TTTCATTCTCGAGATTTTGTGGTCATGCTTTTTCATTACGACGGTGTTGTGGAAGATTGGAAGCAGTATCCATGGAATGAATATGCAATTCATGTTTCCGTAATGAATCAAACGAAATG GTGGTTCGCCAAGCGGTTCTTGCATCCTGATATAGTTGCAGAGTATGAGTATATATTTCTTTGGGACGAAGATCTTGGTGTAGCTCATTTCAATCCTCAACG ATACCTATCTATTGTCAAAGAAGAAGGTTTTGAGATATCGCAACCCGCTCTAGACACTACAAAAACAAAGGTGCACTATCCTATCACCGCTCGTCGCAAGAAGTTAAAATTTCATAGACGTATGTATAAAAACAAAGGCAGGGTGCATTGCGATGATCATAGCACTGATCCTCCCTGCACCGG GTGGGTAGAAATGATGGCACCTGTTTTCTCTAGATCAGCATGGAGATGCTCTTGGTATATGATTCAG AACGATTTGATACATGCCTGGGGCTTGGATCTGCAGCTTGGTTATTGTGCTCAA GGTGATCGGAAGAAAAATGTAGGTGTTGTTGATGCGGAGTACATAGTGCATTACGGTCTTCCCACACTGGGTGTGGTTGTAACTGCTTCGAGCTCTTCACCGAATGAGAAAAACCCGAAATCACGG GTTTCACAAGAATCATCAGAGTCTCGTGAAGTGGATAATAGACCAGAAGTGAGGAGGAAATCATATGTGGAGATGAAGAGATTCAAGGAACGTTGGAAGAAAGCTGTGGAGGATGATATATGTTGGGTCGATCCGTATTGA